TCCTCAGGCAGCGGCCAGCTCACGCCGGCGGCGATGGCGCGTCGCTGGAGGTCACTGACCGTGCTGCAGGCGATGCCCACGCTGCTGGCGATCTGTCGGGCGGACAGACTGGCGGCGGTAAGCCGCAGAACCTCTCGGATCTTGCGCATGGACAACCTCTCTTTGGGCATCGCTCGGCTCGCTTGGGTTAAAGCGGCGAGGGTGCCCGATGGGTGGTCCGTGCAGGGCCTCAACCGGGTGGCCGATTCCTCTCGGAATGGGTGGCCGATTTGCGTCGGAATAGGTGGCCGATTTGGCTCGGAATCAGTGGCCGATTAACGTCGGAATACGCACTGCTGCACCCGGTGATGCTGTTAGCCTCATCATACGCGTAGGTGATGTGCTGGGTGTTGTCGGGGTAGCTGACCGTCAGCAGGCGATTCAGGGCGTCATAGGTCATGGCAGCGGTGATGCCCTTGGCATCCGTGCTCGTCAGCACGTTGCCTGTCGCATCGAAGGTCTGGCTGGTGGTGCCAGTGTCAGGGCTAACTCAGAATGAGGTAAGCCCCCGGCTTTGCCGGGGGACTCACCAAGGTTTGACCTATACGGCGGTCGTAGTGAACCTGAAATCTCGACCAAGAGACGAGGTTCACGATGAAAGAGTATCAAAGCTTGAGTCATGCCCGTTGGGACTGTAAGTACCACGTGGTGTTCATTCCCAAGCGGAGAAAGAAGCAGGTGTTTGGAGAGTTACGCAAGCACTTGGGCGAGGTCTTCCACGAGTTGGCTTCGCACAAGGAATCGCAGATTGTGGAAGGCCACCTGATGAGCGACCACATTCACATGTGCATCAGCATTCCGCCGAAGTATGCAGTGTCGAACGTGGTGGGTTACCTCAAGGGTAAGAGTGCCATCACCATTGCGCGCAAGTTCGGAGGACGGAATCGAAACTTCACTGGGGAGTCGTTTTGGGCACGAGGCTATTTCGTCTCGACGGTGGGCTTGGACGAAGCGATGGTGAGGGCATACATCCGAAACCAAGAGCAAGAGGATGAACGTTACGAACAGATGAAGCTGGGCGTGTAGCCCGCCGCCTTCAGGCGGCTCACGCTGTTATCGCCCCTTTGAGGGGCTCACCCAATAAAGCCCCCGGCTTTGCCGGGGGATACTTACTTGGCCAGTCGCATCGCTCAGACCATCGTAGCTGTAGGTGGTGTTGAGGCCGCTGGGATCGGTGACTTGGGTGAGGCGATCCAAGCTGTCGTAGTGATACGCCGTCGTGGTGTTCTGGGTGGTGGTATCGCTGCCGTTGTAGTTGTCGATTGTCTGCACCAGGCGGTTGAGGGCGTCGTAGCCTTGCTGGCGCTGGATACCTAAACCGTCACTGTTTTGCACCAGGTTGCCGTTGGCGTCGTAGCTGGTGCCGGCGCTTGCATCGAAGATGGTGTGGTGGAGGCCATCCATCACCGTGGTGAGCTGGCCCAAGGTGTTGAAGCTGCGGGTGAGGCTTTTGTGCAAGGTGCCAGTGGCGTCATGGACCTGTTCGGCGGTTTGGTTGCCGGCGGCGTCCAGGGTGTATTGGATGGTGTTGCCGAGCGCATCGGTGATTTTGGTGAGGCGATGTGCGGTGTCGTAGCCGTAAGTGGTGGTGACGCCATCCGGATCGGTGACGGTTTGTACGGCACCGTAGGGCATGTAAGTGAAGCTAGTCGTCGCGCCGCCGACCGTGCGCGAGGCGAGCCAGCCGCGCGGGGTGTAGGTCATATCGGTGTTGACGCCGTTGGCGTCGGTGATGCGCGTGATGCGGCCGTCGGCATCGTAGGAAGCGAGGGTGGTGACGTGGCCCAGGGCATCGGTGACGGTGTGCAGATCGCCGGCTTGGTAGCAGGCCGCGCCCGGCGTGCCGCAGTTCGTCGCGCTACCGGTCATGTAGTAGCGGTAGGTGGTGGTTTGGGTGAGATCGGTGCGCGGACCGGTGGCGGTCAGTAGCAAGCCGACCAACGGACACTGCACGGTGTCGACGGCGGTGCAGTAGGTGTAGGTGCTGCGGCGCACGCCAGCGGGGACGGTGCCCGTCGTACTACAGCTATAACCTGATGCCGCACTGTTAGTCGGATCGATGTCGCAGCGAGCCAGGGTTTGGCCGGTGGTGTGGTAGACCCATTGGGTGGAGCTGATGACGGTGCCGCTGGCGTTGGCCACGGAGCGAGTCAGCGGCAACCTCAAGGCATCGTTCCAAAGAAGGGTGGTGGTGCGCTGGGTGCTTGCTCCTTGTGCATCAACTCGCTGAGACAGCAGGTTGGCGTTGTCGTAACTAAACGCCGTAATATTGCCTAGACCGTCAGTGGCCGTTGCAACTCTGCCGTTGCTACCAAACGTATAAGTCATAGGCAAACGTAAGCGTGCGTCCTCGTGCATCCTGCACGCTGGCGATTTGACCCGCACTATTACGCGTCACTGTTTGCGTAAAGCCGTTTCGATCTGCCATCGACAGTAAATTTCCGGATGCATCGTAGGTCTCGGTTTCACCTTTCTCATTCAAATAAGTGAAACCAATAAAATTGCCATTGCTGTCCTGCGTGGATGTGAGCGAGCCGTCAACATCTGCGTCCAACGTCCACACACCATTCGCGTAGTCCGCGATATAGGTTTTGCCGTCGGGTCGTGTCACGTAGGCTGAGACAAAGGTTGTGCCAGGCATGCTGTATGCCCGCACGGTTCGTAAATAGTTCAGCGATCTATGGGTGCCGAGCACCATTTCAGTTTGTGATGTAGAGCCGCTATTCCCTGTGCTGTTATAGGTCCACGTCAACTCCAAGGGGAATGGACCGCTTCCTTGGTATTCCGTTTTAGTCTCGTAGACATTCCCGCTGCCGACGTCAATAGGGTCGCCACACGAGCAATCCGACTTTCCACGTGACTTTTGAATGTCAGTGCCCGTCGGAGAAGGACAAGAGATCCCAGGATAACGGTAGGCAGGTGCTGGCGGCGAAGTACAGGAAGACCATTGCTCGGTGATATTGTCCAGGGTGTAGGACGGTGGGTTTGATATCTCACCGGAACTACACAATCGGTGCTCGGAATAAGGTTCCCAAAAATCCCCATCAGAGTAGTCCGCGGCATGCCTCATTCGCGCATTCCCCAGAAAAACGGGAAAAATGGGGTGTGTTCCGCATGCGCTTTGCTGCGCATACCAAGGCCAGCCTGCCTCAAGCGCTGCTACTGCAGAAGGATAACGCTGGGTCGACGGATCTTGATTGTAATTGGTGCTGGCGAAATAGTTGATGGGAGCGTGATCCGCACGCGCGTTTAGCGCCACACCCAACAGGCATAGCAGCAAACAAACCATCGCATAACGGCTCACTATCGACCAAAGCGTTGGCCGCCTTGTCGTTTTACTAAAAACGGTGGGTCTATTCTTACAAAGAGTATGCCAACCTAGATCGAGCACGCACTCAACGTGACATACAAAATCGAAACTAGCCGATGGCCTGGCCCGGCGCATCGGGCGTGGCCGAGTAGGAACACCCTGGAAAAGCACTCGGCCCATCCATCTGGTATTGCGCCCACCATTTGGCGAGTGCCACCGATATCGTAGGGGACGTGCCATCGTTATGGTACGCATAGTTGTCATGAAAGGGTGGCCCGCAAAACGTCATGCTCGCCGTCATGGGGGTGGCGAGCGATGGCGTACGAAAAGAGGTAAAGGGTTCAACTCCGAAAAAAGATGTGCGTAATCGGATGGCCTTAAGGGTATCGGCATGCGACAGCACGGACTTTAAGTAGGTGGGGCGTATCGGATGATCAAAAATTGATCGGTTCTTGATGGCATTCGGTTTCAGTGAATGCACCCCTCCCCTGCTGACGCTGGGGAGGGGTGTCACAAGGTCTGATCAACATCAGTGTTGCGCGGATTCCTCCTCGGCTGCCGGCTTGGCTTTCTTGGCGTGCTTGGGTTTGGCTGGTGCCTCGCCCTCAGCCTTGGTGGTGTTTTCGCCGCTGAGCAGGATGGCGTCGTGGTTCTTCTGTAGCGTGGCTTGGCCGATGCCCTTCACTTGGGCAAGGTCGTCGGCACTCTTGAACGGGCCGTGTTCCTCGCGGAAGGCCACGATGGCCTTGGCTTTGGCCAGGCCGACGCCATCCAGCGATTTGGCGATCGTTTCGGCGTCGGCCGTGTTGATGTTCACCGGCGTGGCGGCGAGGGCCGGCAAGGCAAACGCGAACGCCAGTGCGGCGATGACAACGATTTTCTTGAACATGTTTGATGTCTCCCTTGATCGAAAAGTTGCGGCCTTTTCCGTGCCGCCATGTCACTTTGCGCCATTGCGAGTGCGCCTTCCCAGTCGGTGAAGCACGTGCATACGTGCTTGCCTGAAGCGAGTTTTGTTGTCAGCGCTTGCATGCGGGCGCTGTGCGCACGTTGCCGTCCTTCACCTATTGAGGTGAAACAGGGTTGCTAGAATCGCTTTTTCACTTCCGCCATGGAGTCCGTATGGATGCCGCGCGTATGACCCGCTTCGTCAGTGATCTCTGGGATGCTGAAATCGTCCCGCAACTGATGGATTACATCCGGATTCCCAACCAATCGCCGATGTTCGATAAAGATTGGGTGGCGCATGGTCACATGGATGCGGCCGTGAAGCTGATGGAAACCTGGGTGCGCACCAAGTTGCCGTTGCTGCCCGGTGCCACGCTCGAGGTGGTGCGGCTGGAGGGCCGCACACCGCTGATCTATATGGAAGTGCCGGGTCAGAGCGACGATACGGTGGTGCTTTATGGCCATCTCGACAAGCAGCCTGAAATGACGGGTTGGTCAGAGGGCTTGGGCCCATGGACACCGGTATTGAAGGGCGACAAGCTCTACGGTCGCGGAGGTGCGGACGATGGTTACGCGATCTTCGGTTCGCTGGCCGCACTGCTGGCGCTGCAGGAGCAAGGCATTGCGCACGCGCGCTGCGTGATCATGATTGAAGCCTGTGAGGAATCGGGCAGCTACGACTTGCCGTATTACGTGGATCACCTCGCTTCCCGTATTGGCAATCCATCGCTGGTGGTTTGCCTTGATTCCGGTTGCGGCAACTACGACCAGCTTTGGCTGACCACGTCGTTGCGTGGCCTGACTGGTGGGGAGTTGACGGTGCAGGTGCTGGAAGAGGGTGTGCACTCGGGCGATGCGTCCGGTGTGGTGCCGTCCAGCTTTCGTATCCTGCGTGAGTTGCTCTCGCGCCTGGAAGATCCGGAAACCGGTCGTATCAAGCCGAAAGAGCTGTACGTGGAGATTCCGCCGCAGCGCATCGAGCAGGCCAAGGCGGCGGCTGGCGTACTGGGCAAGGAGATCTACAGCAAATTCCCGCTCGTCAATGGGATGCACCCGGTGACGGACGATCTCCCCGAACTGGTGCTCAACCGCACCTGGCGTCCGCAGCTTGCGGTAACCGGCGTGGAGGGCATTCCGCCGCTGGAAAGCGCTGGCAACGTGCTGCGCCCCCAAACCTCGGTAAAACTCAGCCTGCGTGTGCCGCCGACGCTTGATGGGGCGAAGGCGGGTGAATTCGTGAAGCAGTTGTTAGAGAAAGATCCGCCGTACGGCGCCAAGGTCAGCTTTAAGCTGGAAAAAGATAGCAGTGGCTGGCATGCGCCGCAGTTGTCGCCGTGGTTGGAAAAAGCGGTGTCTGGCGCATCTGAGCAGTATTTCGGCAGGCAGGCAGCCTACATGGGCGAGGGCGGCTCGATTCCGTTCATGGGCATGCTGGGCAGCAAGTTCCCGCAGGCGCAGTTCTTGATCACCGGGGTGCTCGGTCCGCATTCCAACGCGCATGGTCCTAACGAATTCATCCATATTCCCACTGGCAAGAAGGTTTCGATGGTGGTGGCCGATGTGGTGGCTCGCCACTTCGAACAGGGCAAGGGCTGATCTGCTGATGGATGTCGCGCAACTGGCTGCGAACTGGATAGCCGTGCGCCGTCGGGTCGACGAGGCATGCCGCGCCGCCGGACGTGATCCGGCGGCGGTGACCATCCTGCCGGTCAGCAAAACCTTTGGCGTGGACACGATTCGTGCTGCCATGGCCGTGGGACTGCGGCGCTTTGGTGAGAACAAAGTGCAGGAGGTTCGGAACAAGGCTGGGGCACTGGCCGGCGAGCCGGTCGAATGGGTCGTGATCGGCCATCTGCAGACCAACAAGGCCAAGGACGTCGCCCGATTGGCCAGCGAGGTGCAATCGCTGGACCGACTGGAACTGGCCCAGATCCTGGATCGCCGCTTGCAGCTTGAGGGCCGTAGCCTGGATGTGCTGGTGCAGGTGAAGACAGCGCGCGAGGACACTAAGTCTGGCCTGCCGGGCGAGGCGTTGCCAGCCTTCCTGCACCAGTTACGCGCCTACCCCACGCTGCGTGTGCGTGGTTTGATGACGCTGGCGACCCTGTCCGAGGAGATGGACGAGGTGCGGGCCTGCTTCCGAACCCTGCGCGAGCTGCGCGACAGTTGTGTGGCTGAGGGACACGAGTTGCCTCGGTTGTCGATGGGCATGAGCTCTGATTTCGCTCTCGCGATTGCCGAGGGCGCGACTGAGGTGAGGATCGGAACCGCCATTTTTGGTAGCCGTTCCTACACATGAGTGTGATTTTCATCACGCTTTCGGTCTTAAAGATTGCCTGAAAATTTCAGAGGCATTCGCTTAAACTTGTTGTCAGTCATGAATTATTTGTTAATTAATTCATATAGTTAGCCTTTGTCACGACTTTCGCATGTTTTTCGAACGACAGGGTTCAGTTAACGCGATTCGAACATGCTGACGGTTTTGCTTTGATATCGTCACAACTTTGTCATGGTCGCCGCAGGGGGTGGTGACCGGATAAGCAACCGCCCAGAGATCCACGCATGTCTAAAACGCGACTTGTACTCGCCGCGCTTGTCTCTGCTATGTGCTTTTCAAGCTCGGTCTTGGCCGCTACCGTCTATCATGGTGTGCAGGCACAGATTTCCGGAAAGATCTCCAGCTCTTTGCTGAATCCACTGGCAGCTTTCTCCGCAGCCCCCTCGCTGGCCCAGTCCACGATTCCTACCCAGCTTCCGATTGCCGCGCTGGCCCCCGCCAAGGCGGACGATGCAGCCGCTGTGGAAGGCGATGACGCTGCCCAGTTCAGCGACGTCAAAACCTCGGAAGGCCTGCGCGACATACTGGTCGGTTTAGCCATGCAGCTTCGCCATGTTCGCTACGTGCGCGGTGGTCGCGATCCTTCCACCGGTTTCGATTGCAGCGGCTTCGTGCGCTACGTGTTCGAGCATGCACTAGGTCTGCAGTTGCCGACCAATTCCGCTTCCCAGTATCTGATCGGCCACATCGTTCGCCGCAATGACATGCAGCCGGGCGACTTGGTATTCTTCCGCACCGCCGACCGCCATGGCAAGGGCCGCATCTCGCACGTTGGCATCTACCTTAGCGACGGCCAGTTCATCCATTCGCCGCGTCGTGGCGAGTCGGTGCGCGTGGACAACCTTGCTGACAGCTATTGGTCCAAGCGCTTCGCGGGCGCCCGTCGTCCGGATGCGATGGCTCAGATTGATTCGACCACGCATAACGGCTGATCGTCTCGTGCGATCGAAAAAAAGGCCACCTAAAAGGTGGCCTTTTTGTTGGGTGGGGCGTGCCTGATACTGGTGCGGTGTCTCACAAATACCATCCAATCATTCCGGTGTCTTTCGCCACGATCCTGCGATCCTGTGTTGCTCGTCGTCATAGTGCCACTACGACTCCTCTTTGCGCCTTGTCTGGCGGCGAAATCCAAGCGGAATGTCTTCGCGTTACTTGTGAGACACCATACTAGCGCCTGTCCATTGAGGTTGCCCATGCCTACCAACCTGCCGTCCGTTACCCGTAACTTGCTTATCGCTAATGTCGCCGTGTTCCTGTTGCAACAGGTGATGGGCGACTACCTGATAGCGCATTTTGCGTTGTGGCCGCTCGGTCCCGACCAGATGGCGCAGGGTGACGATGGCAGCGTGGTATTCGTGGGTTTTCGCCTGTGGCAACTGGTGACGTATGCCTTCATGCACGGTGGCTTCACGCATATTTTCTTCAATATGTTTGCGCTGTATATGTTTGGCGGCACGATCGAGCGTACGTTCGGTTCGCGCAATTTCACGGTGTACTACTTCGTATGCTTGC
The sequence above is a segment of the Dyella sp. M7H15-1 genome. Coding sequences within it:
- a CDS encoding RHS repeat protein, whose translation is MLTSTDAKGITAAMTYDALNRLLTVSYPDNTQHITYAYDEANSITGCSSAYSDVNRPLIPSQIGHLFRRKSATHSERNRPPG
- a CDS encoding C40 family peptidase; amino-acid sequence: MSKTRLVLAALVSAMCFSSSVLAATVYHGVQAQISGKISSSLLNPLAAFSAAPSLAQSTIPTQLPIAALAPAKADDAAAVEGDDAAQFSDVKTSEGLRDILVGLAMQLRHVRYVRGGRDPSTGFDCSGFVRYVFEHALGLQLPTNSASQYLIGHIVRRNDMQPGDLVFFRTADRHGKGRISHVGIYLSDGQFIHSPRRGESVRVDNLADSYWSKRFAGARRPDAMAQIDSTTHNG
- a CDS encoding RHS repeat protein, whose translation is MTYTFGSNGRVATATDGLGNITAFSYDNANLLSQRVDAQGASTQRTTTLLWNDALRLPLTRSVANASGTVISSTQWVYHTTGQTLARCDIDPTNSAASGYSCSTTGTVPAGVRRSTYTYCTAVDTVQCPLVGLLLTATGPRTDLTQTTTYRYYMTGSATNCGTPGAACYQAGDLHTVTDALGHVTTLASYDADGRITRITDANGVNTDMTYTPRGWLASRTVGGATTSFTYMPYGAVQTVTDPDGVTTTYGYDTAHRLTKITDALGNTIQYTLDAAGNQTAEQVHDATGTLHKSLTRSFNTLGQLTTVMDGLHHTIFDASAGTSYDANGNLVQNSDGLGIQRQQGYDALNRLVQTIDNYNGSDTTTQNTTTAYHYDSLDRLTQVTDPSGLNTTYSYDGLSDATGQVSIPRQSRGLYWVSPSKGR
- a CDS encoding YggS family pyridoxal phosphate-dependent enzyme, giving the protein MDVAQLAANWIAVRRRVDEACRAAGRDPAAVTILPVSKTFGVDTIRAAMAVGLRRFGENKVQEVRNKAGALAGEPVEWVVIGHLQTNKAKDVARLASEVQSLDRLELAQILDRRLQLEGRSLDVLVQVKTAREDTKSGLPGEALPAFLHQLRAYPTLRVRGLMTLATLSEEMDEVRACFRTLRELRDSCVAEGHELPRLSMGMSSDFALAIAEGATEVRIGTAIFGSRSYT
- a CDS encoding M20 family metallopeptidase, with translation MDAARMTRFVSDLWDAEIVPQLMDYIRIPNQSPMFDKDWVAHGHMDAAVKLMETWVRTKLPLLPGATLEVVRLEGRTPLIYMEVPGQSDDTVVLYGHLDKQPEMTGWSEGLGPWTPVLKGDKLYGRGGADDGYAIFGSLAALLALQEQGIAHARCVIMIEACEESGSYDLPYYVDHLASRIGNPSLVVCLDSGCGNYDQLWLTTSLRGLTGGELTVQVLEEGVHSGDASGVVPSSFRILRELLSRLEDPETGRIKPKELYVEIPPQRIEQAKAAAGVLGKEIYSKFPLVNGMHPVTDDLPELVLNRTWRPQLAVTGVEGIPPLESAGNVLRPQTSVKLSLRVPPTLDGAKAGEFVKQLLEKDPPYGAKVSFKLEKDSSGWHAPQLSPWLEKAVSGASEQYFGRQAAYMGEGGSIPFMGMLGSKFPQAQFLITGVLGPHSNAHGPNEFIHIPTGKKVSMVVADVVARHFEQGKG
- a CDS encoding DUF6531 domain-containing protein; amino-acid sequence: MVCLLLCLLGVALNARADHAPINYFASTNYNQDPSTQRYPSAVAALEAGWPWYAQQSACGTHPIFPVFLGNARMRHAADYSDGDFWEPYSEHRLCSSGEISNPPSYTLDNITEQWSSCTSPPAPAYRYPGISCPSPTGTDIQKSRGKSDCSCGDPIDVGSGNVYETKTEYQGSGPFPLELTWTYNSTGNSGSTSQTEMVLGTHRSLNYLRTVRAYSMPGTTFVSAYVTRPDGKTYIADYANGVWTLDADVDGSLTSTQDSNGNFIGFTYLNEKGETETYDASGNLLSMADRNGFTQTVTRNSAGQIASVQDARGRTLTFAYDLYVW
- a CDS encoding helix-hairpin-helix domain-containing protein gives rise to the protein MFKKIVVIAALAFAFALPALAATPVNINTADAETIAKSLDGVGLAKAKAIVAFREEHGPFKSADDLAQVKGIGQATLQKNHDAILLSGENTTKAEGEAPAKPKHAKKAKPAAEEESAQH
- the tnpA gene encoding IS200/IS605 family transposase, encoding MKEYQSLSHARWDCKYHVVFIPKRRKKQVFGELRKHLGEVFHELASHKESQIVEGHLMSDHIHMCISIPPKYAVSNVVGYLKGKSAITIARKFGGRNRNFTGESFWARGYFVSTVGLDEAMVRAYIRNQEQEDERYEQMKLGV